In Thermoplasmata archaeon, the DNA window GTTCCGTCCGCACGGCCGCCGGCAGTGGATCGACGCTGGTGCCGGGCTCGATCCGTGAGCCCGAACACCTCAACCGACCTCGCCGCGTTCCCGCGGGCGATGCCGACGAACGCCGAGGTCGCGGAGGCGTTCCGGGAGATCGCGGACCTCCTCGACGTCCTCGGCGAGCGGTTCAAGCCCGAGGCGTACCGGCGGGCGTCGCGGTCGCTCGAGAGCCTGACCGAGGACCTCTCCGCGATCGCCCGGCGCGACGAGCTGCGGACGATCCCCGGCGTGGGCGAGGCGATCGAGGAGAAGATCCGCGAGCTGCTCAAGACCGGCCGAATCGCCTACCGCGATCGGCTTCGCCAGGAGGTGCCCCCCGGAGTGCTCGAGCTACTGCGGCTCCCGGGCCTCGGTCCGAAGACCGCGCGACGCTTCTGGACCGAGCTCGGGGTCGAAGGACCCGCCGAGCTCGCGGCCGCGATCGACGCGGGGAAGCTCGAGGGGATGAAAGGGTTCGGGCCGACGAAGATCGGCCAGATCCGCGCGGCGCTCGCGGCCGCTGGCGGGGGGACCGCTTCGGCCCGGATGCCGATCGAGGAGGCCTATCCCATCGCGGCGGGCCTGCTCGCCGGTCTCCGGGCGTCGCGGACCGCGACCGCGGTCGAGATCGCGGGAAGCTTCCGCCGCTCTCGCGAGACGGTCGGCGACCTCGACGTGCTCGCCACGAGCGCGGCGCCGGAGCGTGTGTTCGACGCGTTCTCGGGCCTTCCGGAGGTCCGAACCGTGCGCCTGCGCGGTGGGACGAAGGAGACCGTGGAGCTCACGAACGGTCTCCAGGTCGACCTGCGCGTCGTCGAGCCCGCGGCGTTCGGGGCCGCGCTCCTCTACTTCACCGGCTCCAAGGACCACAACGTCCACCTCCGCTCGATCGCCCGGGATCGGGGGCTCAAGATCAACGAGTACGGGATCTTCCGCGGGGACGAGCGGATCGGCGGCCGGACGGAGGCGGAGATGTACGCCGCCCTGCGGCTCACGTGGATCCCGCCCGAGCTGCGGGAGGATCGGGGCGAGATCGAGGCGGCGGCCAAGGGCCCGCTCCCCGAGCTCGTCGCCCCCGGCGACCTCGCCGGCGAGCTCCACGCGCATCTTCCCGCCGACGCCGGCGGCCGGGAGGTGGAGGCGCTCGTGGCCGCCGCTCGCCGATCGCATCTCGCGTACCTCGGCGTCGTGGTCGGGTCGGCGGACGCCGACGGTTCCGTGACCACCGTCGCCCCGCCCGCGCTGGCCCGGCTCGCCTCCGCCGGAGGCCGGGGGCTGACGGTCGGCCGTGCGCTCGAGGTCGGGCCGGGGGGCGTCCCCGCCGCCGGCTCCGGGCTCCGCTACGACTACCTCATCGTGCGGCCGCTCGCCAGCGCCCTCGGGCCGCCGAGCGCGGACCTCGCCGCGCCGGCGCCGGCGCTGGTCGCGCACGTGGAGGTCGGGCCCTCGGCCTCCGGCTGGATCGACTGGGCGCGGCGCCACGCGGCCGCGATCGAGGTCGGGCCGGGGCCCGAGCGGCTCGACTCCTCGGGTGCCCGCGCGGCGCGCGAGGCGGGGGTCGCGCTCCACGTCCCGACCGGGATCGACCGCGGGAAGGACGACCCGAGCGGCCCGGTCGCGATCGGTTTCGCCCGCCGGGCCGGCGCCGGAAAGGCGGACGTGCGCAACGCGCAGGCCCGGTCGAACGTCACGCGGTCTTGGGCGGCGTCACGACCGGCGTGAATCCGGTGCGGGTGGGCGTCGCACGGCCCCCCGACGTCGCCGCCGCGCTGGTGGCGCTCGCCAGGCAGCTGGCGCAGCGGTGGGCCGACGGCTCGAGTCCGTGGCGCCAGTAGCAGTCCGC includes these proteins:
- a CDS encoding helix-hairpin-helix domain-containing protein, coding for MSPNTSTDLAAFPRAMPTNAEVAEAFREIADLLDVLGERFKPEAYRRASRSLESLTEDLSAIARRDELRTIPGVGEAIEEKIRELLKTGRIAYRDRLRQEVPPGVLELLRLPGLGPKTARRFWTELGVEGPAELAAAIDAGKLEGMKGFGPTKIGQIRAALAAAGGGTASARMPIEEAYPIAAGLLAGLRASRTATAVEIAGSFRRSRETVGDLDVLATSAAPERVFDAFSGLPEVRTVRLRGGTKETVELTNGLQVDLRVVEPAAFGAALLYFTGSKDHNVHLRSIARDRGLKINEYGIFRGDERIGGRTEAEMYAALRLTWIPPELREDRGEIEAAAKGPLPELVAPGDLAGELHAHLPADAGGREVEALVAAARRSHLAYLGVVVGSADADGSVTTVAPPALARLASAGGRGLTVGRALEVGPGGVPAAGSGLRYDYLIVRPLASALGPPSADLAAPAPALVAHVEVGPSASGWIDWARRHAAAIEVGPGPERLDSSGARAAREAGVALHVPTGIDRGKDDPSGPVAIGFARRAGAGKADVRNAQARSNVTRSWAASRPA